The segment GCAGACAAGCACGCAGAGAACTACGAAGAATGAAAGGGGTGAAGAAAGCCAGCTGACTAtgtatgtgggtgggtggcacACGAGTGTGacagtggtggtgttggCAGCAGGCGAAGGTGGTGAAtgaagagcgcgcgcgagagagagagagagagagcagaaagcgcaaaagagaaagcaacACGACGTGGATCAGGAGAGGGGCATACGCACTAAaagagcggcggcacagagagaggagcctACCAGCATAGGTGGCCTGTCCACATGCATTTTGGGCTCTCTGATGTACAGCAATGAAGGCGATTGGCGGTGGATACGGTTGTTGCAGCACAGTGGTTTTCGCTTGGAATCGCTCGAGGacgcacacacctacacccGGGTTCGGCGCCGTCACAGATAAAggaacgcacacacacacacacacacacacacacacacacacacacacgtgaaCTACCGGATGCACATCACGAAGCTCATTCGCTCCCCTCACGCAGCCATACGCGCACTCAGAGACTTAGAAAGCACAGACAACTAGGGAGATGACACGAGTGTGGCTGCCCGCCCTCCTGCACACATGGACACCGTTAGAGAAGCGGAAGGAAGAAATGAAATAAAAGGAAAACTCAGagagcgcgcacacgcgcgagaGCGGCGAACAAGAAGGAACGCGAGTGCTGTGTGCGACGGTAGCTCCCGCAGGCACATGAACAGAGACACACGGATATAGGACACTCTCTGGACAACGAAAGACAAGAGAGACTAGCGAGGCGTAGAAGCTGTACGAGCTCCATGCGTCATGCTTctcagcggcggtgcggcgagGACATCCGCAGCGGCCCCATCACCTGCATCGTGCCTGCCACAGGTACGCTATAGGGAATGAGGTCGTCAATGAGGTCAATATGGGAGAGGATCATGCGACGGCAACAGTAGCGATCCAAGTGCAGTGCGTCTAGCGCCTCGGACTCCGTGTAGTCCTGATCCAAAAGCCGCTGATACTGCTCGTAGAGGTTGCCGACCACCTTGCCGCACGAGTAGCAACGCACCGGAATAATCATGATGCAAGCACGTTTGCCTGTGAGTGTGTATAGGGTAGAGAGGCTTCGCTAGAGAACAGAAAGGGCTTGCTGTTGAAttgggagagggagggggaggtggcagaggagagaTGCGTATATGGCGTCGCACAGCTCCTCCTTTGGCCAATATCAGATTCGCCTCGAATGAACTTTCACgaagcaaagaagaaaacgaaaagagagaatgaCCGAGAAGCATTGATGGTTATGTAGCACGcgcgaagaaagagagggggtggaaaggaggaggcgcgggGAGACAGTGACAGAGCACGTTTGTGCCATAGCGCTCGCGCGAGTGTGTTAGAGAGCCGTCAGCATGCACATAcatgagggaggagaggggtgctGGTCACTACCACGCCTCCTGTCGCCTTTTCCCACAAAGTAAATTTATAAAAATCGAACTTGCGCAGAAAAGTGAGCTCCTGTGGTCATGGCGCATACTCCCCCTACGTTCCCCTTCTTCCGTGCTGCAAGCTGAGTGCAATAAGCCTAGTTGCTTACACGCTTAGATGAGCGAGCTAAATAAGTACGGGTGGGTGCGCCTCTTCTGGGCGTGTCTCGCGCGGGTCAAAACACATCTGCCCTCTTCCCTGCCCTCTTCCCTGTCCCCCACCATGTCCCCCGAGTTAGCCCCCGCTCTTTTCGCTGGTTGCGCCTTCTTCCTCGAACGGTCGAAGAAATGTCAAAAGTGGCAGTGCAcattcacacacacgcacggagaaagagagaaagagaggggaggggaggggggcaggaCGGCAAACACAAAGACACCAAAAaagcccctctccctctctctggtATGTACGtaatgtgtgtgtgtgtgtggggggggggggggggtcgctAGCGTCGCCATCAAGCACCCATCCATCGGTATCTATAGGAAATAGTCGGGTGTCTTCTTGGACACCTGCGCTTCACCGCGTCGCGGTGCCGGGTCGAACTGAAAGAAGCACTTGTTCATGTGCTCGTCCAGCTCCAGAAGACCGGCGAGGTTCCCACAGCGGTAGCAGTAGTTTGGCGCGCTGAAGATTGTGACAAGCTGATCCTGATGCGTCCAGCTGTAGCCGTCCATGACGAGCTGATGTGCACGGGCGATTGTCTTgattttgttgttgtggcaGAAACCTTCGGTGACTCCTTGGCCGAAGGTGAAGCCGGCGCCGCGGGGACTGATGCCCCAGCCATCGCGATCGTCCGGATCCGACCACAGCAAATCGCACATGGGCCCCTCATGCGGCACCTCCTGCACACGGTCGAGATTGCGGATATGACTGAACGTGTCGACCGTCGGTGAGAGACCGCCATGCAGGCAAAAAATATCATTCTCGACCAACGCCGTCAGAGGCAGGTAATCAAACAAGTCAGTGAAGATCGTCCAGACGTTGGCGCTGCCATACTTGCGAATGCACTCATCGTAAAAGCCATACACCTGCGTAATCTGACGCGACTCGTGGTTGCCGCGGAGAAGATGTAGTCGCTGGGGGTATCGTAGCTTGtagaggagaagcagcgtcACCGTCTCGACACTGTAGTAGCCGCGATNNNNNNNNNNNNNNNNNNNNNNNNNNNNNNNNNNNNNNNNNNNNNNNNNNNNNNNNNNNNNNNNNNNNNNNNNNNNNNNNNNNNNNNNNNNNNNNNNNNNCACACGAGAGCCAAAGCACACGCAGTTGTGTGTATCGATCGAGGCAACCGCTTGTTTCGAACTGTAGCTGTTAGCCCACGATGCAAAACCCAGTTGTCCATCACGACGCCACCGGTAGGCCTTTACAACTCTGTGCTTCACAGGCCTTTCCCCAACCACCTCTACCCATGCTAGGCtgttctctgtgtgtggtaTTCTTTTTCAGCTCTTTCGATAAAAGGTGTGGCAATCAAACTGGGGTTTGAAGGGGTGGGGCAACATGCGTATGTAACGAGATGCAAAGTTCGCACAATAACAAAACGAATCCAAGAATTAAAAGGACGGGGGCAACTGGGAGAGACGAGAAACCAAGAGGTGCATGGAGCTTACTCTGCGAACTTGGAAAGGGGGCAAACAAAATGGGAACAGTAGCAAGCACCATCTTCTCGTCTGGGCCCGAAAGCAAATTGGGGCGCCGACCCCAATTTGCTGTGAAAAAGTGTTCAAGTTGCGCCATGATAAGAATAcagcgggggggaggggtgccaACGTCAAGCTTTTTGATATTGACTTCGTCTTCCACTTGCTTGCTCTGGCACCTGGTTGGCACGATGAGTACACACGGAGCTCATGATACCATGCAATATCactcatcaccaccacgccaCGCAGTAATCGCTGccttctcttcaccctcccccctccacttttttctttgcctcggCACGACGGTAGTTCTTGGGATGCACGACTGCCTCTCgctggggaggagaggggggtgggaaAGGAGGGTGTGCCTTCCCCCTCGTCCTGCTCCATAAACGCACAAACGGCAACGGTAGCTTTTGAGCTTCCAGCACTAAGAGGACGGCGAAGGGGATTCGCACATCCCAATGCGTGGGCCATGCGAAAACAACCGGGCGGAaaggaaggcggcggcggggagagaagggcggcgTCGACAGATGATGgggcgaagagggggtgTTCCTCTACAAAAGCGTGTAGTGGGTTATGTAGATCGGCCCGCCGATGGTCAGCGCCACAGTGAGCAGGACAGCAATCACCATAATTACCTTCTCTGCAGGCTCTAAGTCGCCAAATGCAATCTCCGGACCCAGGCGCTTGATGAAGCGATAGATCGGGTTGTGCTGCCTCACGGTGGCTGTCGGCACTTCGGTATAGTGCTTGGAAGCATCCGGTGGCGGGTACGGCCTCCGGTTGCGGTGGACAGTTGTGGCTGTGGTGTACATTTCCGAATTCCTCGCCCTTGAGCCACGGAGCGCCGCCTTCAATAGAATACAGGGCTGCAGAGAGCGTGAGAGGTTAGTCTTCTGAAGCTGCGCTTGAGGAATATGCTATGATGTTAGGACTGCGTAGCCAAAATTGGGCTTCTTTGGCCCCTTTTTCTATTCTGCTGAGATCCATAAAAGATCAATTGGGgtgcggtgtgcgcgtgaaGGGGCAGCGGAAAGAGCAGAGGACTACGATGAAGACGAGTGAAGATGGATGACGGTACGCAGCAGTACATAATACGCACACAAACTATTAAAGCATTCGGGAAAGCCATCAACACCACGCCTGCCCTAAGAGACAGCGATTCTCGTGGAGCCGTTGGGCAGCAAACGTGTGCGGCACACCTTCACGATGGTAGTGGTtggggagaggaaagcgcGAGGGGCACCGCGAAGAGGTCTTATGGCGGCAAACCCAGTGGGCTGGCACCCTCATCTTCCCTCACCTTGTGTTCTCGCGAAAGCGCTCCTCCCTACCGCTTCTCAAATAGGATTTTCTCTTTTCAGCATCACCACTCTGCCACACAGCATGGGCTCACCTCCACTCTACCACGGTCCCGCcgcaggcccatcgcgcagCCCCGACcagccgcagacacacgagccgcggcaacgcgccgacccagccatCACAGCACACCCCCTGCCCCAGGCACctcacaccaccacaccccgCAAGCCGCCTCGCGCATCCCCCGGGGCGGCTCGGGCACccccaccagcaggcagcgagggccagGCGAGACACGCCCGGGTTGCACTGgcaccccgcccaccccaCGGATGGCACAAACGTGTGCACGGTCGTCGCCCGCCCCGACACAACGCCGTCCAGGACatggccgccggcatccgcagcgatacatcACCCTGGCCTCCACGCGTCGCTGACCCGGGGCCCTGCCAGCACCCGGGGCGGCTCGCCAttggcggggaggggggctgccggCCTTCCCCGCAGAGAGGGCGTCGGGCTCTGCGATACCACGCGCCGAGGTGTGTCCCCCCCGTCAGCAGGGCTCTCACCTGATACGGGGAAAAAATAGCCCGGTCCTTGCCGCGTATGCCTTCCAATCAGCGTGACGACTCATCCGGATGTCCTTGCATACCATcgagggaagaaagaaaCCCGTCCAGATCGTCAGCAAGATCACCCACGAGCTCGTGTGACCCGACACGAAGGCAAACGACCCGTAGATCATTACCTCACCAAGGTAGTTGGGGTTCCGTGTGCGGGCAAAGAAGCCGTCCTTAATCAGACCTTTGCGCTCTCGCAGCACAAAGTACTTTTGGCTGTCTGCCCCCGTCATAATGACGAGGCCGACAGCGTACATCACTGTCGCGGCGCAGAGAGCGACGTTCGATCGCTCTGTGCCTCGCATTATGGCGTTGTAGGCAATAACCCAGTAAGGGCCAAGCACCGCTATGAAGGAAGTCATGGCTCCCCCGATGGTGACCTTCGGCTCCCACCGTGGATCCGGGAAGACCAGGTGCTTCAGGTACCAGCAGAGCCCGTAGCTGCCGTGCAGGGCGGTGTAAGTCATCGCAGTCGCGGAGAAGTTTCCAGACCTCCACATCATACCACTGCAGACCAAAAGTGTCATGCATTTTTGAAAATTGATGACGTGAGCAAACTTAATGCACCGTGGTCCACCAAGGAAGGCGATGGAGAGGTGGTCAAGTACATTCATCCATTTCCGCACACAGCGTTGAAACAGAGACCCCGGCGCGGGATTCCTCGGCTCCTTCGGTGCAGTGCCTGACTGAGGCCTAGCACAGTCTTGCGCGGACATGGCAAAAGCCTACCGTTCAAATCAATATCCCTAAGAAAATGACGAATAAAAAGAATCTGCGAAGAGCAGAGGCGCGAGGGTGTCCTTGTCAGATCctctgtgtgtttttttttggggggggggggattgATCTAGCAGTGTCTGCAAGCGATTTCAGCAGGGCAGCGACAGAACTGTAAAATACAAATTCGCTACGTCTTGGCCGTTTGCGCAGCCCGGAAGGATACAAAACAATAAACAAGAGAGTAACAGTGAGAAGCGAGTGAGTTCAGCAGGGGTTTAACTGCGGTTGCCGTGCAACCGCGCGAAGATCGCGCACGACCCTCCAGGCCAAAGGGCAGGAGcgcgatgcagcggcggagTATATGTACTCCCATCCAAAGCAGCAAATAGAAAAACAGAGAGTGCTTTGATCGCCTAGCTGTCTTGAGTAACGGAGAAAAAGATGTGGTGATGGAACACGATCCTCTTTGGTCTCTGTAGAAAAAATGACGGCGGAAAGTTGTACTCATGGCGACTCGAGTAAAggcctcagcagcacctgctgtTGCAACGCCTGCGTCCAGTGTGTGAATCGGCTATACAGCGCTACCAAAGCCGTCTTTGATGTGCCTGAGAAGAACATTCGTCATCTGCTCTCGATCGCTGATGTCGTTGAGCTCGTCGTGGAGGGCCTTTAAGCCGCTGCCACGCTCCATGAATGAGGACAGCGCATAGTCTTTCCCAATCCGGTGGTCCGTCACGCGATTCTGCGGGTAATTGTACGTTCGCATCCTGTCAGAGCGCTCCCCGCTGCTCCATTGGTTCTGCCAAGCTTTGTGCAGAGAGCTATTCTGCTCCTTCACACGCCGTGCCAGAATCTGCTGCGCTACCATCTGCAATGCAAGCTCTTTGTTTCCAAGAGCCGAGCGGCATTGGTGACACTTGACAGATATACCAGAGGGCTTGTGCGTAAGCACCACACAGTTGGAGCTGCTCTGCATGCCTTGTCCGCCGGGGCCAGAGCCGCGAACGAAGTCGATCTTGCAGTCGCTCTCGTGAACATCAACCGACACTGGATCCAGCACCGGCATCAGCGTGAAAACCGCGGTGGATGTCTGCATCTTTCCTGTGGCGTCCGTCACCGGTACACGCTGCACCTTGTGCACGCCGATCTCGTGGTGCATGTTTCGATAGACTCCCTCCCCACGAACCTGAAACTCGTTCGAGCTGCAGGCTTCACTGCCGTCGTCCATAGCCACTGGGCAAACCTCCCACTTGCAGAACTCCATCGCATACGTGCGGTACATTTCCGCCAGCTCTGCTGCAAACAGGCTCGCCTCTTCGCCACCAGCCTTCCCTTCAACGTTGATATTCCAAACGCTCGTTGCGGACCCTATCATATCATCAGACCCAATCCGGCGCTCCATCACCGCATTAATCTCACCCTCCAGCAAGCGGAGCTGGTCCGTGAGCGTGGCGATGTCCTCCTTGGTCATGTCGAGCATCTCATCATCTCCCTCACTGCGCGCGTCCTTGGACTGTAGCTGATCCCGCAGTGCCACATTCTCATCCAGCTGTCGAAGCAAAATACACACCTTCTCCGCGACATCGAGCTCGTCACGGTACTTGGTATTCCACCGCACAGAGTCAAACGCAGAGCCATCCGCGCAATTGACAAGGGCATTAGCTTTTGTGTCTCTCACAGATTCCTCGCACCACTTTTCCAGCTCAACCCGCTTCTCATGAAGGCGGATCAGGTACTCAGTAACGAGAGGGTGGTGAATGGAACCGATCAGCGCGCGTGTATTCTCCTTGAGAGCCCAGTCGCAATAGTCGGCTTTCACGGCAGACAGCTTTTTGACGCCGCCCTGTGTGCCGCCAGCTCCGAACAGCAACCGCGCCGTCCACCATAACATTCACTCGGTGAAGCTCCAGACTGCGCAAGTCGAAGAGACGTGCTGTATGGCTGTATACCTAACAacacgaagaagagagcgatcAAGATGGAGAAAGTGTCACACACAAGGTTCCTCCAGGAAGAAAGATCGAAAGCATAACAGTGGAGCGCAAAAGGGCGTCCCTCAAAGTAAAGTGAAGCAGGACCGAGAAGGGAGCCATCCATGAGACCGTCTCTGGTGTCTGCCACTCTTGCGCTCGTTGTACACCGAACGCGCGAGCAGCGTGGGCCCTTAGTTTGGCTCACAAACGTTTCACACCCACGTGAAACCTATCGGTGTTTTAGTTTTTTCGTCACTTTTGTGGCTGTCATCTTGAAAGCGACAACAATGGGTATGGTACATCTCAAACTGAAAGTAGAAAAGAAGCACTGGCATCGCGAGAAGCAACCTGTACGCAGCAACTATGACACATCTATCGCCCGGCGCATACACTATGCACACATCCTCAACTTCCCGcgaacagaaaaaaaaaaggtaggCCAGAAGCTAGGAACATCTCGgagcagaaaaaaggggggaaagaagtGTTGAACACGAGATCCGCTAGCATGCTGATCAGTTATTGTCAACAGAGTCCACAAACTCTTGGAACTGCTTGTATGTAATGTCCCCGTTTTCGTCCTCGACATTGTCGAAAAGTAGAGACACTAGTGTatcctcgtcctctttgCTCATATTAAAATGCAGCACAGTGTTGAGAGAGATGCGAAACATGTCGCGGTTGAGTCGAGAATTGGCGCTGTAATCACTCAACAAGCGAAATTGCTCTTGTACACTTCCCTTTCGCTGAATAAGCTTGAACTGTAGCACGTCACGGAGTTGCTTGCGTCGCAGCTTCTCTTCAGAAACGGTAGCGGTAGATTTCAGCTGATCATTCCTGGTCATGTTTACGTTGCGGATCGACCGAGTTGTAAGCGAAGCCTCGTCCATCGACTCAGAAGAGACATCCACAACTTGACGAAAGTCTTCATAGCTGATTACACCGTCGGTCCCGGGGGACAAGTTCTGCACAAGCAAAAGCGCCTCTTCATCAGTGATGTTACAGCTGCATGCACGCAGAAACTCCTTCACTTGAACATAGCCGAGCGTGCCCTGGGGTGCAAGCCCAAGAAAAGCCTCGCTTGAGCGTGTGAACTTGAggttcagctgctgcttcagcagcaccacaagACCTTTGATGCGGTCCTCAGTGACGTCCTTGTCAGTGCCATCGAGAATTCTCTGCGTTCCTGCGTCGAGGCCAGTGAGGAGAAATGGGCGCCGGTAAATTTCAATCACCTGACCTACCTGAAAATCATCAGCAGAAAATGGTACCGTGGTCCCATTCGGCATGTCCTTGCGGTGCGCTCCCTTTGCGAGAAATCGGCCGCCCAGCATGCCGGAATTTCGCTTTGGCTTCTCAAAGATCGCCAGTTCCTTGGTTTCACGATAAAACGAAATCACAAACTCTCTGCTTTCGTCACCGGCAACAATAGGCTTGGCAAGCTTCGCTGAAAAGCTCATCACACGACCAGATTCGCGCTGCGCCAACTCATGGTCGATTCTTGCCGGCTTGCCAACCAAAGAGAGCCAATTGCTTCGCGTTTCACGCTCGCTACCGAACCCGTTCGGCGGAGGCGGGTAGAAGACAGATGTCCGCTTTTCCAGTGTCCCAAAAGGAGCGATATCTACAGCGTCCTTGATGATTACCTGGTATTTCTCTCTGACATAATTGCGAGTGAAAGCGTCACTGTCGTACACATAAAACGGCTTCCCGTAAATCACATATGTCTCGCCGACTTGAATATCCTCGGGGCACAAGTAATCGTTTTTCATAAGCTTGCCGTATGTATGCTGCTGATACCTGCTCTGCGTCAAATCGGCGGATGGGTGTGGAATTCGCTGGCGGTGAATCAAGATCGGCCCTCCCCATCGGCCGCTGTTCTCTGGCCTACACTCGGCAATCTCAATGGTGTTGTTTTCCAGAAAGACTCTAATGACACAGTAGTGTAAGTCACCGCTGATGTTGCCGCGATCATCCCAGAGCGCCAGATATGTTAAATGCTCGTTGATCTTGTTCTTCAAGAACTCCTTTGTGATGGCAATATCCTCTGTAGAGTGCTTCGTGTAGATACCCGTTAGCTGCTGCTCGATGGCGCGCTTGCGGTCCATATCGTCCGAGGTCACCACTCGTTTCGTCGACCGCTCCGCtgaggcagcagctgtgcgggTGAAAGAGTCCTGCGGAATGCTCAGCGCATCCGGAATGTCCTTTTCAAGAACCTCGCGAAAGTAACGGCGACTCCGTTTGTCCATATCGGTGATGTAGTACGTCTGGCCATAAATACTCACAGAATCGCCGATGCGAAAGTCACTAAGAAGAAAGATATCATTTGGATTTCGCATGTCTTTGGGAACCTGACGACGAGAGAGAATCTTCGACTCACCCAACCCGCTATTTTTCTGGGCAATTTCGGTGATGGAAAGACTGTCGTCCTTGACAAAAAAGCTGATGCACACCTTGCGCACACGTTCTTTCTCCGCACTGCTCTCTGACACATCTTCGGTAAAGTATCCCAGCATTCGAACAACAAAATTATCTAGATCCTCTTTCGTGAAATCTTCAGAGAACCACCCGTTCCATACAGCTTCTTcgtcctcagcagcagcctcagcgGCGGTGTGAAGCCTTTCGAATGGTTGGCCACTGTAGCAATATTTCGTATGAGGTGCGTAgtctgtttttctctcgaGAAGTAAATTGTGGCTTTTTCTCAGCGTACTTCGATTGATAGGATCATCGTGAAAATTAGCGCCAATCGCCAACGGCAAATCCTCACTCTGCGGGGCATGCGCATAGTGCTTCTCCGGTTGCGTTCGAGCAACACTGTTCTTCATGTTTCTTGTGTTACTTAGCTGTCAGAGATGAAAACCTACTACTTGATGACCTACAATTATTGGGGTATGCAAGCATAAGTGTTcatgcttgtgtgtgtccgCGTACAGATACACATTTGTGTGTTTACAAGAGAGAGCAATGGATCAAGTTTTTGCGAATTATTGCACCAAAAGCAAGAACAGCATGACGAGCAAAGGAACAAAAAAAGCGCTGCGATCCCTTAGCGGTGATGAGTGTCAACAATaatatatatacatatgCTCCTCATTTTTTCCTTCGATGTTCCTCGCTCACTTTTCAGCATCACCActctgccatacaacatgGGCTCACCTCCACTCTACCACGGTCCCGCcgcaggcccatcgcgcagCCCCGACcagccgcagacacacgagccgcggcaacgcgccgacccagccatCACAGCACACCCCCTGCCCAAGGCACctcacaccaccacaccccgCAAGCCGCCTCGCGCATCCCCCGGGGCGGCTCGGGCACccccaccagcaggcagcgagggccagGCGAGACACGCCCGGGTTGCACTGgcaccccgcccaccccaCGGATGGCACAAACGTGTGCACGGTCGTCGCCCGCTCCGACACAACGCCGTCCAGGACatggccgccggcatccgcagcgatacatcACCCTGGCCTCCACGCGTCGCTGACCCTGGGCCCTGCCAGCACCCGGGGCGGCTCGCCATTGGCGGGGAGAGAAGCTGCCGGACTGCCTCGCAGAGAGGGCGCCAGGCTCTGCGATGCCACACACTGAAGCGTCCCACGTCATCCGTGTTTCTGTAGATGATGCagtgaaagaaaaaaattGAGGCACCACACTGATGGGAAAGCCACAGGAAGCCAACTTTTACTTCGTGTTTGGCATTGCGCTGCTTTCGACGAGAGATCAAGAAGGCTATCCCAAGTTGAAGATGAGTGCTGTAGGAAACGAGGAAAATGGTAGGGCACCATTAAAAGATAAGCACTAGTGACTTATctgggaaaaaaaaaagaaaatgatGGCCCTGAAAAGATGAGCTGTGTAAGATGAGAAATGACTGGAATTAAGAATCTAACAAAACCAAGTCAATCTAACTCTATAGTAAGCCTTGAAAGTGAATGAAAAAGGAATTCCACAGTTGTGATTTTACTCCAAAAGCAGATACTAAGAGATCAACCCTTTACGCAGAGGTTGAAACGAAAGGAAATTCCAATGCAGCCACGCAGTCGTACTCGTGAGAAGAGTATTTGCGTCGCACGG is part of the Leishmania braziliensis MHOM/BR/75/M2904 complete genome, chromosome 25 genome and harbors:
- a CDS encoding DNA-directed RNA polymerase ii — its product is MIIPVRCYSCGKVVGNLYEQYQRLLDQDYTESEALDALHLDRYCCRRMILSHIDLIDDLIPYSVPVAGTMQVMGPLRMSSPHRR
- a CDS encoding putative serine/threonine protein phosphatase, encoding RGYYSVETVTLLLLYKLRYPQRLHLLRGNHESRQITQVYGFYDECIRKYGSANVWTIFTDLFDYLPLTALVENDIFCLHGGLSPTVDTFSHIRNLDRVQEVPHEGPMCDLLWSDPDDRDGWGISPRGAGFTFGQGVTEGFCHNNKIKTIARAHQLVMDGYSWTHQDQLVTIFSAPNYCYRCGNLAGLLELDEHMNKCFFQFDPAPRRGEAQVSKKTPDYFL
- a CDS encoding peptide chain release factor-like protein, with amino-acid sequence MLDMTKEDIATLTDQLRLLEGEINAVMERRIGSDDMIGSATSVWNINVEGKAGGEEASLFAAELAEMYRTYAMEFCKWEVCPVAMDDGSEACSSNEFQVRGEGVYRNMHHEIGVHKVQRVPVTDATGKMQTSTAVFTLMPVLDPVSVDVHESDCKIDFVRGSGPGGQGMQSSSNCVVLTHKPSGISVKCHQCRSALGNKELALQMVAQQILARRVKEQNSSLHKAWQNQWSSGERSDRMRTYNYPQNRVTDHRIGKDYALSSFMERGSGLKALHDELNDISDREQMTNVLLRHIKDGFGSAV